From Theileria orientalis strain Shintoku DNA, chromosome 4, complete genome, the proteins below share one genomic window:
- a CDS encoding uncharacterized protein (Maf-like protein family protein) has translation MATNEDTVYTTVGLRDLFSNPNKVWVVMASMSPHRPRILREHIGITNLLVMGSGFEEDLDKSKYDCAGDYCADTAENKARMVAKSIFTANDIESKNRLRSLLSNLNGNVQEDFDTDKIQIVIAADTLVFVNGQYYEKPVDRDDAKRQISSYPGVFQKIYTGVAIFVRSKGFEKPEAKFYDLTKVKYQKMTHKDVEALLDAHQYEGSAGSYRITMFGESVVEEMIGSYSNVVGLPAQKVSRAICEIAKKYSLNKI, from the exons ATGGCGACGAACGAGGATACAGTGTACACAACAGTTGGACTTCGTGACTTATTCAGCAACCCAAATAAAGTATGGGTGGTAATGGCATCAATGTCTCCACATAGACCGAGAATACTAAGAGAGCACATTGGAATTACGAACTTGTTGGTTATGGGATCAGGGTTCGAGGAAGATTTggataaaagtaaatatgaCTGTGCTGGAGATTACTGCGCAGATACAGCCGAAAATAAGGCTCGGATGGTAGCCAAAAGTATATTCACAGCAAATGATATAGAGTCTAAAAATAGACTAAGAAGCCTTCTATCAAATCTGAATGGAAACGTACAGGAAGATTTCGACACAGATAAG ataCAAATTGTAATTGCAGCTGATACGTTAGTATTTGTTAATGGACaatattatgaaaaacCTGTGGACAGAGACGATGCGAAGCGTCAAATTAGTTCATACCCAGGAGTATtccaaaaaatatacacaggGGTGGCAATATTCGTAAGAAGCAAAGGATTTGAAAAGCCAGAAGCAAAATTCTATGATTTAACAAAGGTAAAATATCAGAAAATGACACACAAAGACGTTGAAGCACTACTGGACGCACACCAGTATGAAGGGTCAGCAG GATCATACAGGATAACGATGTTTGGAGAATCGGTAGTAGAGGAAATGATAGGATCATATTCTAATGTAGTAGGACTTCCTGCACAAAAAGTTTCAAGGGCAATATGCGAAATAGCAAAAAAATACAGTTtgaacaaaatttaa